The DNA region ACCCGTTCTAGGTAGCCTTCTTTCTGATCTTCCGTAGAGCCGACGAGCGCTTCGGCGGTCTCGAGCACCGCGTCGCGCGGGGCGTCGGCGTCGAGCTCGAGCCGCAGCAGGTTCCAACGCAGCACGCCGGCGCCGGGCGAGCCTCGCCCCGGGTCCTGGGCCGCCATCCGCTGCGACTGGCCGGCGACCGCCTCGCGCCACGGGGCGATCGCGTCTTCGGGCGACTCGACCTGCGCCGCCAGCAGCTCGCACCAACGCCCGGAGGCGCGCTGGCTGGGGCCTGCCAGCCGGTTGACGCGCTCGATCACGGCCGGCAAGACCGCGCGCAGGGCCGCTTCCTCGGCGATGGCGACCTGTTCTATCAGCAGCAGGCCCGCGGTCTCGCTCACGTCCGGCGACGTGTCAAAGCGGGCGATCCGCACCAACGCCGAGGCCGATTCGCCGGCCGGCATCGCGGCCAGCGCCGCCACGGCCGCCAGGCGCCCCTGTTCCGACTGCTGGGCGTACTCCGACATCACCTGACGCACCGAGGGGGAGTCGTCCCACCGCGCCCAGCGGGGCGCCAACCGGTCGAGCAGCCGCCGGCTCGCCGCGGCGACCTCGGGGTCGGGGCTCTCGGCCGAGGCGAGCAGCGGCTCCACCGCCGGCAGCCCCAACGCTTCGAGCTCGATCGCCGCCCCCTGCCGCTCTACGTAGACCGGGCTCGCGAGCTGCGCGATCAGCCCTTCGGCCTGCTGGGCGCGGGCCGCCGGGTCGGCGTCCGCCGCCGCGGCCCACGAAGCGCACCAAAACGCGAGCAGCACAGTACAGATCAAGATCACGTTCGCGCGTCCTCTTTGGCTGATTGCTGAAAGCTGACCGCTACCCGCTCAAACCCCGTCGCGCTTCTCCATCTCTTCGATGTAGCGACGCAGACGCTCTACCTCGTCCGTCACCGCGCTGAGCCGCAGCATGTTCTCGACGCGTTTGAGCAGCTCGATCTTGTTGACCGGCTTGGAGAGGAAGTCGTCGGCGCCCGCCTCCACGGCGCGCTCGATGTCTCCCAGCTCGTTCAGCGCCGTGACCATCAGCACCATCACGCTGGGGAGCTCGCCGGAACCCTTGAGCTGCTTGCACACCTCAAACCCGCTGAGCCGCGGCATCATCACGTCCAACAGCACCAGGTTGGGCTTGAACTCGGCGGCCTTGTCGAGCGTCTGCTGCCCGTCCATGGCGATCTCGACGTCGATGTCGAGCCCCGACAGGTAGGCCTCCATCAGCTCGACGTTGGTCTCGTTGTCGTCGGCGATCAGTACGCGGTGCTTGGGCATCGGGACTCTCAAAGGGTAGGGTGCACGCAGTGCACCATGCGTCGCGATGGAGTGAGTTATTCAGGGGCTTGGTGCACTGCGTGCACCCTACTACCCGGCGTCTTGGCGGTTCAAACCGTCGTCATTTCTTGGTTCAGAGCGGCGGCCGGGACAGGGAAGTCCGCGCACAGCGTTTTTACTTCGCCGCGGATCTTGGCGTGGCGGGCCTCGTCTTCGGGGTTGGCCAGCGCGTCCAGCATCCAGGCGCCGATGGTGCGCATCTCGGCTTGGCCCATGCCGCGGGTGGTCAGCGCCGGGGTGCCGATGCGGATGCCGGAGGGGTCCATCGGCTTGCGCTGGTCGTACGGGATCATGTTCATGTTCACCGTGACGCCGCAGCGGTCGAGGGCCGTCTCGGCGGTCTTGCCGCCGATCCCCAGCGGGGTGACGTCGACCAGCATCAGGTGGTTCTCCGTGCCGCCGCTCACCAGCCGCAGGCCGCCGGCCATCAGCGTCTCGGCGAGCGCCTGGGCGTTGTCGATCACCTGCTGGGCGTACTTCTTGAAGCTAGGCTTGAGGGCCTCGCCGAAGCAGACCGCCTTGCCGGCGATCACGTGCATCAGCGGGCCCCCCTGGATCCCGGGGAAGACGCGGCTGTTGAGCACCTTGGCGTACTCCTTCCGCGCCAGGATCACCCCGCCGCGTGGGCCGCGCAGCGTCTTGTGGGTGGTGCTGGTCACCACGTCGGCCACCTCGACCGGGTTGTCGTGCAGCCCGGCGGCCACCAGGCCGGCGTAGTGGGCCATGTCCACCATCAGCTTGGCGCCCACTTCGTCCGCGATCTCGCGGAACGGGGCGTGCTTGATCTCGCGCGGGTAGGCGCTGGCGCCGGCGATGATGAGCTTCGGCTTGTGCTCGCGGGCCAGCTTGGCGACCTGGTCGAAGTCGATGCGGTGCGCATCCTTGGTGACGCCGTAGCCGACGAAGTTGTACAGCATGCCGCTGATGTTCAGCTTCATGCCGTGCGTCAGGTGCCCGCCGTGCGCCAGGTCGAGCCCCAGCACGGTGTCGCCCGGCTCCAGCAGCCCCAGGTAGACCGCGGTGTTGGCCTGCGAGCCGGAGTGGGGCTGCACGTTGGCGAACTCTGCGCCAAAGAGCTGCTTCACGCGGTCGCGGGCCAGGTCTTCCACCACGTCGACAAACTCGCAGCCGCCGTAGTAGCGCCGGCCGGGGTAGCCCTCGGCGTATTTGTTGGTCAGCACGCTGCCGGCGGCCTGCATCACCGCGGGGCTGGTGTAGTTCTCGCTGGCGATCATCTCCAGCCCGTCTTGCTGGCGCTCGATTTCCGAGTCGATCGCCGCCCACACGTCCGGGTCGTTCTGCTCAATAAAGTTCATGCAACTCGCGTCCCAAGAGAAAACCCAACCACAGATCCAATAGCCGACGGGCTCCGCCCCGTCGACGCGCTTGGCCGGCCACCGACGGGGCGGAGCCCGTCGGCTATCGCTCACCCAGTTGGCGCCGCGCCAAGCGTTTCGCTGCCCCTCCAGCATCCCCGAACCCCTAGCGGGGTGTCAATCGGCGCGGAGCGTGGCGACCCGAGGGTTTGGCACGTGCGGGCCTAGGGTCGGCCGCTACTGGGCTGTGCGTTTCACGCGTTGGACGATCACCCGCAGCTCTCCCTGATTCTCTGCGACCGCCGCGGGAGAGTCGTTCACCCGCAGGTAGAGGGTCCCCGAATGCAGCGGGACCAGTTCTGCTTCGGGCCCAACGCCCACGGGCCGGAGCAGGCTCCCCTCGAACCAAGCCGACCCCCCCTCGCCCCCGGCGCTCTCCCGCTGGTCGATCGCCGCTAGCAGCATCCCCAGCGGTCGGCCGGCGAAGTACTCCAGCGTCACCCCCCCCGCCTCGCAGGGCCAGGGCGTACCCTCGGCGTCTCGGTGCACCACAAACCGGCCGCTGGCCGAGAGCCGCACCGGCCGGCCCGCCTCGACGGCCACGCCCGTCGATTGCCAGCCCCGGTCCGCGGCGACCGTCACTTCGGCCGGTTCTTCCGCAAGCGGCCTACCGGGTCGGAAGTCGATCGCTTCGGGCGCCACTTGGTAACCGTAATCCAGCCGCGAAACAAACAGCCGCCACTCGAGCGCTAGATCGCTCCAGTCGTCCGCAAAAGCTGCTCGGAACCCGTCGTCGAAGTCCTCACGCAGGACTTCTTTCGGCAGGTCGCGGAAGCGTGGCTGGTAGCGGGGGTGGGAGTCGAGCAGCTTGGCCAGAGACCAGACCCAGGCGTAGGAGTCGGGGCCGAGCACCTGGCGGTTATCGATCTTCATCACCGCGGGGACCGACAGCGCCTTGCCCGCCGCGAACGCGTCGCGGACCGACTTGACCCGCCCCCAGTACGCAGAAGCCCCGCGGGAAGCCGGCATGACCCCCAGTTCTAGCCTCCCCGAGCCGGGGTCCCAGGCGTGCGTCCCCAGCAGCTCCGCCATAGCCTCCATGTACCAGCCGGGGCCGCAGCCCCCCAGCACGGTGGCCATGTAGCTGTGGGTGGCCTCGTGCAAAACCAGGTGCCGGCGGTAGTAGTCGGTCGACTGCTCGGCGACCCAGGCCTCGTAGCCCAGCGACAGGCCGTTGAGGAAGTCGCCCCCCCGGTCGGGCATCAGGCCGAGGGCCTCGAGCGGCTGGCGGTCGCGCACCAGGTACATCCGCAGCCGCCAGTCGGCGGGGGCCTGCTCGCCGGTGTGAGCGAAGTAGCGATCCCAAGCCGGCATCGCTGCTTCGACGACGCTGGGCAGCTCGTCGATCGCGGGGGAGGGGGGCAGGTCCGTCACTAGTTCCAGCCGCGGACCGGACACGACACGTAAACCAGCGGCGGCGAGGCGATCGGCGTCGAGCGGCGGCGGGGGTGGCCACTCGGCAAAGGCGCTTCGCGTCAACAGGAGCAGCAATAAGACGGTGCGCGTCACCCGACGGTCACTGCCTGTTGACTGAACCGTTCCGCGATGCCCACGCAGCCCGGAAAACGCTCAGCGATGTCATCCAGCGTCGCTGCAAAGTTTTCTGTCTGATCGGTCGGCTCGGCGATCATCTTAGGTAGCAACTCTGCTGCATCGAACAGATCTCCCAACTCCTTGGAGCCGGACTCGTAGGCGATCCATCGGGCGCGAATGAAGATTTCGTGTAATGCCTGCAGCGCAGCCTGCTCTTTGCCTGGGCCAATCATGGATCGCCTCCAAAGTCCAAGTAAACTTGTTCGATCGGAACGCCGCGGACCCCACGAACGACATGAATTGGCGGGAGCGGGGAAGGATTCTGCAATGCGGCGGTCTCGATCTCTCTCCATCGTAGTTCCTGCGTCGCCGTACGACACGCAATCGACAGTTGATTCGGCGAACGAAGGTTCTTCAATTCTATGTCTGCCTCGAACAGGAAAACATAGTCAACGTCGAAGAATCTCGCTCGGATTGTCCGATCGCCGGCCAGCCAGGCAGCCTTTGCTCGACGTACGCCGTCAGTGATTTCGTAGAGCAGGCCGAAGGGCATTCTCTAATTCTAAACTCGGCGGTAGGCGCCCGCTACTTCGACCGGAACAGCTTCTCCAGCGCCTTGCCCACCTCGTTCTCGATCGCCTGCCCCGCCGCGCCCCGCACCGTGTCGCGGGTGAGCGACTCGAACGCGCGGCGGTCGACCCGCGGCTTGTCGAACGTGCCGGTGACCGGGAGCTGGAGGTTCTGGCCCCGCAGCCCCACCAGCAGCGGCTTGCCCTCGACCCAGCGGTCTTGGATCGGGATGGTGAGCGTCAGCGCCAAGGTTTCGTCGAGGCCGACCGAGCCTTCGGTGTTCACCAGCACGTCTCCCACCTCGAACTGCATGCCGCGGTGGTAGACGCGGCCCTCGGCCACGCGGAACTCGATCACGCGGTCGCGGACCGACAGCAGCGTCGGCGCCGGCTTGTTCAGCGCGGCCAGCGGGTCCTGGTTCTTGGCGAGCGCCTCGACCTGCCGGGCGGTAGAGACCCAGTCGCCCACCATCGGCCCGGGCATCACGGTGACGCCGTGGATGGCGAGCTGGCCGGTCACGGAGAGTTTCTTCGGGTCGTCCAGCGGAAGCGTGAGGCCGTCGGTGCGCATCGAGAAGGCGCCGTCCGTTTGCGTTGCCCCTTGCAGCGCGGGGGCGATGTACTTCAGCAGCTTCTCACTCACCTCGGGGGTGATCCGCACGCCCGAGAAGAGGTCGCCCGCCGGGAGCGACAGCTCCATCGGCGCGGGTTGCAGCCGCAACGTGGGCTGGGTGGTGAACTTTCCTTCACCCACGGCCACGTTCAGCGGGTCGCACCGCAACGCGCCTCCGGCGATGACGCCTTGGATGGCGCCCGGGCCGACCGGCAGCCCGTACAGGCTGGCCGAGTCCCAGGGCGCCTGGAACCGGCCTGAGAGGTCGGCGCCCGCGCCGGCCAGCTCGAAGCGGGCCTGCTTGCGGCCCACCAGCTCGATCCCCGGGCCCAGCCGGGCCGCGATCAGCGGCGAGAGGTTCGCCAGGTCGTAGTCTACCGAGCCGCGCAGCTCGATCTGCGTATCGGCCAGCGATCCGCTGAGCGTGCCGGCCAGCGACCGCGACTCGACACGCATGTCTGAAACGTCTATCCGGCCCGACTGGGGCGTGTAGCCCACCGCGCCGCGGAGGCGGACCTCGGGTTCCGACCACACGACCGCTCCCGCGCGGCTGCGATCGATCAGGCTGACCGATTGGCCGGTGAGGTCGACGTCGGCGGCCAGGCGGTCGCCTTGCTGACGCAGCATCAGCCGCCCCACCACTTGGCCCTGCGGCTCGAGGCCGCCCGCGGTCGAACGCCACGCGGCCATGCGCGCCAGGTCGGCCCGGATTGCTAGCTCTCCCTCGGCCGGTTGCTGGCCGGTGGGATCGAACCGCAGCCGGCGGGCGCGGTACGCCACGGCGCTGGTCACGAGCTGGCTTTCTTGCGATTCGATCAGCCCCGTGGAGAAGTCCCAGCCCAGGTCGCCTTGCAGCAGCAGCTTGGGCTCCGCCACGCGGACGCCGGGGACCGCCAGGTCGAACCCGTCCACGTTGGCGTCGATCTTGGAGAAGCGGGCGCCCCCGGGGGTCAGCGTCCCGGCGAAGGTGGCGCTGCCGGCGCCCGCGAGCCGCGTTTGCCCGAGGTCGAAGAACTGCGCCAGGTGTTCCGCCAGGCGGTCGAGGTCGAACCGGGCGTCCCCCTCCATCGACTGGGTGGCGGCGCCGCGGGCGTCGATCGTTAGGAAGTCGGCGTCGCAGCGCACGCCGTCGATGGCGACCCCCTGGGCCGACTGCGTCAGCGCAAAATGCGCCTGCACGGGGTGGTCCCAGGTGATCTCGCGATCGCCGGCGTGGGCGTGCAGGTCTTCGGTCTGCAGCGTGCCGGTGAGGGTGCGGCCGCCGCTGATCGGCTTGGCCGCGAGCGAGAGCCGCAACTGGCCCGCCTCGAGCCGGGTGCCGGCCCGCATCGGCAGCAGGCTGGGCGCCTGCTCGGCGAGCGCGGCCAGGTCGACGCTCGCCCGCACGTCGGCCTGGGTGGCGGTCGTCAGGTCGCGGAGCTGGCTGGGCGAGAGCGACCCGGAAGACTCGATCGTGGCCGCAGGGGTCCGCAGCCAGAGCTGCTGCACCACCAACCGCCCCCCCGCTGCGCGGGCGTTCCACGGGAGCTCGACCGAGAGCACACGCACCGGCGCGGGGCCGAGCCCCGCGGCCGAAGCCTGCAGGCGGTCGATCCGCAGCGAGCCGCGGGTCGCGAAGCCGTCGCGGACCGCGGCGTCTGCCAGGCGCCCGGAGAGGTCGTTGACCATCAACTGCCCGCTGCCGCTCAGGACGCCGTCCAGCCGGATGGTGCGGTCGAAGCGCCGCAGCCAGGGGGCCAGCGAGGCGAGCTGCATGTTTTGCGCGCTGAGGCTCACCTCGGCGCCGCCGGTTTCGCTTGGACCGGTGGTGACCGACAGCGCGCCGTCGGGGAGCGGGCGGGCCTGCAGGGCGATCTTGGGGGGCTGCGAGTTGAGGTCGATCGTGGCGCCCACCGCGTCCCACTGCCACACGGCGCCCGTTTCGGCGTCTAGCACTTGCAGGCCGCCGCCGATGATCTCGATGGTGGGCTTGCGCGCCGCCGTCGCCGAGGGGGGCGGGGCGAGCCCGTCCGCGGGCGACTGGGCCACGGGAGGCGGATCGGCCTGCGGGCCGACCAGGGCCAGCAGGTCTTCGAGGTTGCTGCCGTCGGGCCGGACGACCGCCATCAGCCGCGGGCCCTCGAGGCGGATAGCTCCCAGCGGCCGCTTGGAGACCAACAGGTCCCACACCGAGAGGTCGATCGCCACCGCGTCGGCCGAGGCGAGCAGTTGGTCCTGGGGGTCGAACACCTCGACCCCCTTGAGCACCACCGGCGAGGTCCAGCCCAGCTCTGCGCTACGCGCCGCCACGCGGCCGGCGCCGGCTGGCAGCACGCGGGCCAGCAGCGCGTCCTTGAGCGGCGTCAGCCCCACCAGGGTGGGCGCCAGCACTACCAGCACCACGACCAACACCAGGCCGATCACCAGCCGACGGCGCAGCCGCCCGCCGCGTGGTTTGTCTGCATTGGCCCGCCATCCGCGCATAGAGTGCTCCTCGTGCGCGCGGATTCTAACGTGCGCGGCGGGGGGCACCTATTGCAGTTTGGCGGAGGCATGAAGTCTCTCGCAGAGGCGCGGAGACGCAGAGCGGAACAAGAGCAGACAGAAAGGCGCGATTGACCCATCAACGCAGGGCGACCGCCTTGCGCGGACGGATCACTGGTATTGATGATTCACCCTCTGCGCCTCCGCGCCTCTGCGAGAGACCTTCCAGGCGCGATCAATCGAAATTGAACGTCTGCCAGAAGTACCGCGTGAGGCGTTCCCACAGGGTGCGCGGCGCGGTGTGGATCTTGGCCTGGCCTACCAGGCCGACGCGGAGCATGCCGGCCGGGCCGAGGTCGCCGCGCAGCGGCGCCTCGGCGAAGAAGTGGGGCTCCAGCGGCCGGGGGACCCCCGACTCGTCCGCCTGGGTGGCGAGCTTGCCCCCCGACAGGCTGCTGAGCCGCGGCGGCGTCTGCTCCATCGCTTCGCTCGCCTTGCGGGTGATCTTGCTGCGGTAGACCACGTCGGTTGATTGGTCGAGCATGATCTCCACCGACTGGCCGATCAGCACCAGCTCGTTGTCGCTCTGGTTGATCGCGATCCGCGCCTCCAGCTTGGTGGGGTCGCCCACCTGGCAGAACGCGGCGCCCTGCTGCAGCACGGCGCCGGCGTTCTCGGCGTCGAACGGCGTGCCGATCCACGAGCCGAGCCCACGCGGGTCCTGGCCGCGGGCGTCCTTGATGGTCGGCGGGATCACCGTGCCGGCGATCGGCGCCTTGAGCACC from Pirellulimonas nuda includes:
- a CDS encoding response regulator, encoding MPKHRVLIADDNETNVELMEAYLSGLDIDVEIAMDGQQTLDKAAEFKPNLVLLDVMMPRLSGFEVCKQLKGSGELPSVMVLMVTALNELGDIERAVEAGADDFLSKPVNKIELLKRVENMLRLSAVTDEVERLRRYIEEMEKRDGV
- a CDS encoding AsmA family protein; the protein is MRGWRANADKPRGGRLRRRLVIGLVLVVVLVVLAPTLVGLTPLKDALLARVLPAGAGRVAARSAELGWTSPVVLKGVEVFDPQDQLLASADAVAIDLSVWDLLVSKRPLGAIRLEGPRLMAVVRPDGSNLEDLLALVGPQADPPPVAQSPADGLAPPPSATAARKPTIEIIGGGLQVLDAETGAVWQWDAVGATIDLNSQPPKIALQARPLPDGALSVTTGPSETGGAEVSLSAQNMQLASLAPWLRRFDRTIRLDGVLSGSGQLMVNDLSGRLADAAVRDGFATRGSLRIDRLQASAAGLGPAPVRVLSVELPWNARAAGGRLVVQQLWLRTPAATIESSGSLSPSQLRDLTTATQADVRASVDLAALAEQAPSLLPMRAGTRLEAGQLRLSLAAKPISGGRTLTGTLQTEDLHAHAGDREITWDHPVQAHFALTQSAQGVAIDGVRCDADFLTIDARGAATQSMEGDARFDLDRLAEHLAQFFDLGQTRLAGAGSATFAGTLTPGGARFSKIDANVDGFDLAVPGVRVAEPKLLLQGDLGWDFSTGLIESQESQLVTSAVAYRARRLRFDPTGQQPAEGELAIRADLARMAAWRSTAGGLEPQGQVVGRLMLRQQGDRLAADVDLTGQSVSLIDRSRAGAVVWSEPEVRLRGAVGYTPQSGRIDVSDMRVESRSLAGTLSGSLADTQIELRGSVDYDLANLSPLIAARLGPGIELVGRKQARFELAGAGADLSGRFQAPWDSASLYGLPVGPGAIQGVIAGGALRCDPLNVAVGEGKFTTQPTLRLQPAPMELSLPAGDLFSGVRITPEVSEKLLKYIAPALQGATQTDGAFSMRTDGLTLPLDDPKKLSVTGQLAIHGVTVMPGPMVGDWVSTARQVEALAKNQDPLAALNKPAPTLLSVRDRVIEFRVAEGRVYHRGMQFEVGDVLVNTEGSVGLDETLALTLTIPIQDRWVEGKPLLVGLRGQNLQLPVTGTFDKPRVDRRAFESLTRDTVRGAAGQAIENEVGKALEKLFRSK
- a CDS encoding serine hydroxymethyltransferase, producing the protein MNFIEQNDPDVWAAIDSEIERQQDGLEMIASENYTSPAVMQAAGSVLTNKYAEGYPGRRYYGGCEFVDVVEDLARDRVKQLFGAEFANVQPHSGSQANTAVYLGLLEPGDTVLGLDLAHGGHLTHGMKLNISGMLYNFVGYGVTKDAHRIDFDQVAKLAREHKPKLIIAGASAYPREIKHAPFREIADEVGAKLMVDMAHYAGLVAAGLHDNPVEVADVVTSTTHKTLRGPRGGVILARKEYAKVLNSRVFPGIQGGPLMHVIAGKAVCFGEALKPSFKKYAQQVIDNAQALAETLMAGGLRLVSGGTENHLMLVDVTPLGIGGKTAETALDRCGVTVNMNMIPYDQRKPMDPSGIRIGTPALTTRGMGQAEMRTIGAWMLDALANPEDEARHAKIRGEVKTLCADFPVPAAALNQEMTTV